The proteins below come from a single Acidovorax sp. NCPPB 4044 genomic window:
- a CDS encoding DUF1289 domain-containing protein, which produces MNAIELIAEKAMESAASGLFDADCSVPPPSPCIGVCRMDAGGGYCEGCFRTLDDIRDWSAAGPAQRRAIWAALLHRAGLDGIAARP; this is translated from the coding sequence ATGAATGCTATTGAATTAATAGCAGAAAAGGCAATGGAATCGGCGGCATCCGGCCTGTTCGATGCCGATTGCAGTGTGCCGCCGCCGTCACCCTGCATCGGCGTCTGCCGCATGGACGCGGGCGGTGGCTATTGCGAAGGCTGCTTCCGCACGCTGGATGACATCCGCGACTGGTCGGCGGCCGGTCCGGCACAGCGCCGCGCCATCTGGGCGGCGCTGCTGCACCGCGCCGGCCTGGACGGCATCGCCGCGCGGCCCTGA
- a CDS encoding 2-hydroxychromene-2-carboxylate isomerase, with product MKHIVFYLDFVSPYAWLAFERLPQVLEGVSHSVEYRPVLLGALLQRHGNPGPAGIAPKRDWTYRHAEWLGHALGTGLDMPARHPFNPLPLLRQSLACSADGAINRFVAGTVLRHVWQGGGDALDPARLELLAGALAPQVVPDEPGAAPGAGAKALLRANTDAAAAQGVFGVPAFAVEGRVFWGLDGLPMLRACLEGDPWFDGPRWDAAAGLPSGIQATPP from the coding sequence ATGAAGCACATCGTTTTCTATCTGGACTTCGTCTCGCCCTACGCCTGGCTGGCCTTCGAGCGCCTGCCGCAGGTGCTCGAAGGCGTGAGCCACTCGGTCGAGTACCGGCCCGTGCTGCTGGGCGCGCTGCTGCAGCGGCACGGCAACCCGGGCCCGGCCGGCATCGCGCCCAAGCGCGACTGGACGTATCGCCATGCCGAATGGCTTGGGCACGCGCTGGGGACGGGCCTCGACATGCCCGCGCGCCACCCGTTCAACCCGCTGCCGCTGCTGCGCCAGTCCCTGGCCTGCAGCGCGGACGGCGCCATCAATCGCTTCGTGGCCGGCACGGTGCTGCGCCATGTCTGGCAGGGCGGCGGCGACGCGCTCGACCCCGCGCGCCTGGAGTTGTTGGCCGGGGCGCTCGCGCCGCAGGTCGTCCCCGACGAACCCGGCGCCGCGCCCGGTGCGGGCGCCAAGGCGCTGCTGCGCGCCAACACCGACGCCGCGGCCGCCCAGGGCGTGTTCGGCGTGCCGGCGTTCGCGGTGGAGGGGCGGGTGTTCTGGGGCCTGGACGGCCTGCCCATGCTGCGCGCCTGCCTGGAGGGCGATCCCTGGTTCGACGGGCCGCGCTGGGATGCGGCGGCCGGCCTGCCGTCGG